The Aspergillus chevalieri M1 DNA, chromosome 5, nearly complete sequence genome includes a region encoding these proteins:
- the PUS1_2 gene encoding pseudouridine synthase PUS2 (COG:J;~EggNog:ENOG410PGFR;~InterPro:IPR020103,IPR020095,IPR020097,IPR041708, IPR001406;~PFAM:PF01416;~go_function: GO:0003723 - RNA binding [Evidence IEA];~go_function: GO:0009982 - pseudouridine synthase activity [Evidence IEA];~go_process: GO:0001522 - pseudouridine synthesis [Evidence IEA];~go_process: GO:0009451 - RNA modification [Evidence IEA];~go_process: GO:0031119 - tRNA pseudouridine synthesis [Evidence IEA]): protein MDNNPGRVEGAEEAGGKRKKRNMGRNEWSRQNLDKRARNDEINARKRQKIEQGEEIDTPIYATNFSQEDIENEQRRPKKKAAVLLGYSGTGYHGMQLSAEHKTIEGELFPALVAAGAISKANASDPKKSSFVRCARTDKGVHASGNVISLKMIVEDEDIVQKINSHLSPQIRVWGIEVASKSFSCYHMCDSRVYEFLIPSHCFLPPHHSTYLGKKIVEIAEKEGDLEKYKERQAEVKGFWEDIDEKYIKPILEGVPEDIRTVVEKALHINEKAEDKHEPQDFPESATTPTEPQPQEPEEKKPQLTEAEESRRREAIAITKAVKAAYLRAKRAYRIPESRLDRIQAALDQYVGTKNFFNYTIQKQHKDPSAKRYIKSFNLNRKPIIINDTEWLSLKVHGQSFMMHQIRKMVAMAAMVVRCGADPERMRESYENTKIAIPKAPGLGLLLERPVFDSYNKKAADLGRGAIDFSKYEAEISEFKQREIYDRIFREEEETNAFSSFFNHIDHFSQEEFLYVTSGGIAAAKPSLQSNASGDAQAEGNKTGRISQREALAAIESENESGGEEGG from the exons ATGGACAATAACCCCGGAAGAGTGGagggagcagaagaagctggTGGAAAGCGTAAGAAGAGGAATATGGGCCGGAACGAATGGAG TCGGCAAAACCTAGACAAGAGAGCGCGGAATGACGAGATTAATGCAAGGAAGAGGCAGAAGATTGAGCAAGGCGAGGAAATCGATACCCCGATCTATGCGACCAATTTCTCGCaggaggatattgagaatGAGCAGCGGcggccgaagaagaaggctgctgTGTTGCTTGGGTATTCGGGGACTGGGTATCATGGGATGCAGCT GAGCGCCGAGCACAAGACAATCGAAGGAGAACTCTTCCCCGCCCTCGTCGCAGCAGGCGCAATCTCCAAAGCCAACGCCTCAGACCCCAAAAAATCTTCCTTCGTCCGATGCGCACGCACAGACAAGGGCGTCCATGCCTCCGGCAACGTCATCTCGCTAAAAATGATAGTGGAAGACGAGGACATCGTACAGAAGATCAACTCGCACCTCAGCCCCCAGATCCGCGTATGGGGTATCGAAGTCGCCAGCAAGAGTTTCAGCTGCTATCACATGTGTGATTCTCGAGTCTACGAGTTCTTAATCCCTAGCCATTGCTTCTTGCCGCCCCATCATAGTACATATTTGGGGAAGAAGATTGTTGAGATTGCGGAGAAGGAGGGCGATCTCGAAAAGTACAAGGAGAGACAAGCTGAAGTCAAGGGTTTCTGGGAGGACATTGATGAGAAGTACATCAAGCCGATACTCGAAGGCGTACCCGAAGACATCCGAACAGTGGTCGAGAAAGCCCTCCACATCAACGAAAAGGCCGAAGACAAACATGAACCGCAAGACTTCCCAGAGAGCGCCACCACTCCTACAGAACCCCAACCCCAGGAGCCcgaggaaaagaaacccCAACTCACCGAAGCCGAAGAGTCCCGCCGCCGCGAAGCCATCGCCATAACCAAAGCCGTCAAAGCCGCCTACCTCCGCGCAAAACGCGCCTACCGCATCCCCGAATCCCGCCTCGACCGCATCCAAGCGGCACTAGACCAATACGTCGGCACGAAGAACTTTTTCAACTATACCATCCAAAAACAGCACAAGGATCCCTCTGCGAAACGCTACATCAAATCGTTCAACCTCAACCGCAAGCctatcatcatcaacgaCACTGAATGGCTCAGTCTCAAGGTCCATGGACAGAGTTTCATGATGCACCAGATCCGGAAGATGGTCGCGATGGCAGCTATGGTTGTACGCTGTGGTGCGGATCCGGAACGGATGAGGGAGTCGTATGAGAATACGAAGATTGCGATTCCCAAGGCACCCGGGCTGGGTCTTTTGCTTGAACGGCCGGTGTTCGACTCGTATAACAAGAAAGCGGCGGATTTGGGCCGCGGCGCTATTGATTTCAGCAAGTATGAGGCTGAAATTAGCGAGTTTAAGCAACGCGAGATCTACGACCGTATCTTCcgtgaggaagaggagactAATGC attctcctccttcttcaacCACATCGACCACTTCTCGCAGGAGGAATTCCTCTACGTGACATCCGGCGGTATTGCAGCTGCCAAACCCAGCTTGCAGTCTAACGCTTCCGGTGATGCACAGGCTGAGGGTAATAAGACGGGGAGGATATCGCAAAGAGAAGCTCTGGCGGCGATTGAGTCGGAGAATGAGAGTGGGGGTGAGGAGGGTGGTTGA